A single Streptomyces sp. Edi2 DNA region contains:
- a CDS encoding cystathionine gamma-lyase: MTGDGTRAVRAGLPEPEAYAPTLPGPVFAAHYHLPGDAVGPYTYGRDANPTWTRLEQAVGELESPDESAHTVAFASGMAAITAVLFSQLRTGDTVVLPSDGYQLLPAVRTRLESYGIEVRTAPTAHNTQLDALDGARLLWIETPSNPGLDVCDIRRLADEAHRRGALVAVDNTLATPLGQRPLDLGADFSVASGTKALTGHGDVLLGYASTRDPALADSVRLWRKTVGAIPGPMESWLAHRSLATLALRVRQQSEGALALAAALADRPEVTGLRHPGLPSDPSHELAARQMRPGRFGSVVSFVLPDKAHAERFLAALALVDDATSFGGVRSSAERRARWGGDAVPEGFIRFSVGIEEPEDLVADVIRALDAAAQN, translated from the coding sequence ATGACCGGCGACGGCACCCGCGCCGTACGCGCCGGGCTTCCGGAGCCCGAGGCCTATGCGCCGACCCTCCCGGGGCCGGTGTTCGCGGCGCACTATCACCTCCCCGGCGATGCCGTCGGCCCGTACACCTACGGCCGCGACGCCAACCCGACCTGGACCCGTCTGGAACAGGCCGTCGGCGAGCTCGAGTCACCGGACGAAAGCGCTCATACCGTTGCGTTCGCCTCCGGGATGGCAGCGATCACCGCGGTCCTCTTCTCCCAGCTGCGCACCGGCGACACCGTGGTGCTCCCCAGCGACGGATACCAGCTGCTGCCGGCCGTCCGCACGCGTCTGGAGAGCTACGGCATCGAGGTCCGTACCGCTCCGACCGCACACAACACACAGCTCGACGCGCTGGACGGCGCCCGTCTGCTGTGGATCGAAACGCCCTCCAACCCCGGCCTCGATGTCTGCGACATCCGGCGGCTGGCCGACGAAGCACACCGGCGCGGCGCGCTGGTGGCCGTCGACAACACCCTCGCCACCCCGCTCGGCCAGCGGCCGCTCGACCTCGGCGCGGACTTCTCGGTCGCCAGCGGCACCAAGGCACTGACCGGCCACGGCGACGTCCTCCTCGGGTACGCCAGCACCCGTGATCCCGCGCTGGCCGATTCCGTACGGCTGTGGCGCAAGACAGTGGGCGCGATCCCTGGCCCGATGGAGAGCTGGCTCGCGCATCGTTCGCTGGCCACCCTCGCGCTGAGAGTGCGCCAGCAGTCGGAGGGCGCCCTGGCCCTGGCCGCGGCGCTGGCCGACCGCCCCGAGGTCACCGGCCTGCGCCACCCGGGCCTCCCGTCCGATCCGTCCCACGAACTTGCCGCCCGGCAGATGCGCCCGGGCCGCTTCGGCTCCGTGGTGTCCTTCGTCCTGCCCGACAAGGCCCACGCAGAGCGGTTCCTGGCGGCACTGGCCCTGGTGGACGATGCGACAAGTTTCGGTGGCGTACGGTCCAGCGCCGAGCGACGGGCCCGCTGGGGCGGCGATGCCGTGCCGGAGGGCTTTATCCGCTTCTCGGTCGGCATCGAGGAGCCGGAGGATCTGGTCGCGGATGTCATCCGGGCACTGGACGCGGCCGCGCAGAACTGA
- a CDS encoding cupin domain-containing protein, with protein MKAFRLEELEAERAANDGAYLQFLRERNMSVGLYALDAGSIDPQQPHAQDEVYLVVSGRAAITVGTQTQSVARGSVVYVPAGVPHKFHHISEDLRVMVVFSPPES; from the coding sequence ATGAAGGCTTTCAGACTGGAAGAGCTGGAAGCGGAACGGGCCGCGAACGACGGCGCGTATCTGCAGTTCCTCCGGGAAAGGAACATGTCGGTCGGGCTCTACGCACTGGACGCCGGCAGCATCGATCCACAGCAGCCGCATGCCCAGGACGAGGTGTATCTCGTGGTCAGCGGCCGGGCGGCGATCACCGTCGGGACACAGACCCAGTCGGTGGCCCGGGGCAGCGTGGTCTATGTGCCCGCCGGGGTGCCCCACAAGTTCCACCACATCAGCGAGGACCTGCGGGTGATGGTGGTCTTCTCTCCTCCTGAGAGCTAA
- a CDS encoding low molecular weight protein-tyrosine-phosphatase has product MTTPFRICFVCTGNICRSPMAEAVFRARLAEDGLDGLVEVGSAGTGGWHEGEGADPRTDAVLRAGGYVHGHTARQFHTSWFDHLDLVIALDSGHLRELRGLAPTAQDAAKVHLLRSYGPDTGAAVPGPPPGLGTVDDLDVPDPYYGGIAGFEECLEMIEAASDGLLVAVRAAIMASAAATDPARGDDTGRPQTQEPRHPHQPHQPHQPHQPQEKESA; this is encoded by the coding sequence GTGACCACCCCCTTCCGTATCTGCTTCGTCTGCACCGGCAACATCTGCCGGTCGCCGATGGCGGAGGCCGTCTTCCGCGCCCGCCTCGCGGAAGACGGCCTCGACGGCCTGGTCGAGGTCGGCAGCGCGGGGACCGGCGGCTGGCACGAGGGGGAGGGAGCCGACCCGCGCACGGACGCGGTGCTGCGCGCGGGCGGCTATGTTCACGGCCACACCGCCCGGCAGTTCCACACCTCCTGGTTCGACCACCTCGACCTGGTCATCGCGCTCGACTCCGGCCATCTGCGCGAGCTGCGCGGCCTGGCCCCGACCGCGCAGGACGCCGCCAAGGTCCACCTGCTGCGCTCGTACGGGCCGGACACGGGGGCGGCGGTCCCGGGACCGCCGCCCGGCCTCGGCACGGTCGACGACCTCGACGTGCCCGATCCGTACTACGGCGGTATCGCCGGTTTCGAGGAGTGCCTGGAGATGATCGAGGCGGCGAGCGACGGCCTGCTGGTGGCGGTACGGGCCGCGATCATGGCCAGTGCCGCGGCCACCGACCCCGCTCGTGGGGATGACACCGGCCGGCCTCAGACGCAGGAACCTCGCCATCCGCACCAGCCGCACCAGCCGCACCAGCCGCACCAGCCGCAGGAAAAGGAGAGCGCATGA
- the thiC gene encoding phosphomethylpyrimidine synthase ThiC produces MTLQDARTPENGNGAGGSGEPQIGWHKGYVSESRPDLRVPVRRVHLTNGKDVTLYDTSGPYTDPHIDTDVRRGLAPLRENWIIARGDTEEYAGRPPRPEDDGLKHTSPRGGLKNLDAVFPGRPRQPRRGRDGAAVTQLAYAQRGEVTAEMEYVALRENVTPEFVRDEIAAGRAVLPSNINHPEIEPMIIGKNFLVKVNANIGNSAVTSSIEEEVEKMTWATRWGADTVMDLSTGRNIHTTREWVLRNSPVPIGTVPLYQALEKVDGKAEELTWEIYKDTVIEQAEQGVDYMTVHAGVLLRYVPLTARRKTGIVSRGGSIMAAWCLAHHKESFLYTHFEELCEILASYDVTYSLGDGLRPGSIADANDEAQFAELRTLGELNTIAKRHGVQTMIEGPGHVPMHKIKENIDLQQEICEEAPFYTLGPLTTDIAPAYDHITSGIGAAMIAWWGTAMLCYVTPKEHLGLPDRDDVKTGVITYKIAAHAADLAKGHPGAQEWDDALSDARFEFRWEDQFNLALDPDTARAFHDETLPAEPAKTAHFCSMCGPKFCSMKISQDIRREHGGDLAIDPEAGMAEKSKEFAAAGNRVYLPLAE; encoded by the coding sequence ATGACTCTGCAGGATGCACGCACGCCCGAAAACGGAAACGGTGCCGGCGGAAGCGGTGAGCCGCAGATCGGCTGGCACAAGGGCTACGTCTCCGAATCGCGCCCGGACCTTCGGGTCCCGGTCCGGCGGGTGCACCTCACCAACGGCAAGGACGTGACGCTCTACGACACGTCAGGGCCGTACACCGATCCGCATATCGATACCGACGTCCGCCGTGGTCTGGCGCCGCTGCGGGAGAACTGGATCATCGCTCGCGGCGACACCGAGGAGTACGCGGGGCGCCCTCCGCGGCCCGAGGACGACGGCCTCAAGCACACCTCGCCGCGCGGCGGGCTCAAGAACCTCGACGCGGTCTTCCCGGGCCGCCCCCGCCAGCCGCGCCGTGGCCGTGACGGCGCCGCGGTCACCCAGCTCGCCTATGCCCAGCGTGGCGAGGTCACCGCGGAGATGGAGTACGTCGCCCTCCGCGAGAACGTCACCCCCGAGTTCGTCCGCGACGAGATCGCGGCCGGACGCGCGGTGCTGCCGTCGAACATCAACCACCCGGAGATCGAGCCGATGATCATCGGCAAGAACTTCCTGGTGAAGGTGAACGCCAACATCGGCAATTCGGCGGTCACTTCCTCCATCGAGGAGGAGGTGGAGAAGATGACCTGGGCGACTCGCTGGGGCGCCGACACGGTCATGGACCTCTCCACCGGGCGCAACATCCACACCACCCGCGAATGGGTGCTGCGCAACTCCCCCGTCCCCATCGGCACCGTGCCCCTCTACCAGGCACTGGAGAAGGTCGACGGCAAGGCCGAGGAGCTGACCTGGGAGATCTACAAGGACACCGTTATCGAGCAGGCCGAACAGGGCGTCGACTACATGACGGTGCACGCCGGTGTGCTGCTCCGTTATGTCCCCCTGACGGCCCGCCGTAAGACCGGCATCGTCTCGCGCGGCGGTTCGATCATGGCGGCCTGGTGCCTGGCGCACCACAAGGAGTCGTTCCTCTACACGCACTTCGAGGAGCTCTGCGAGATCCTGGCCTCGTACGACGTCACCTACTCGCTCGGTGACGGCCTGCGCCCCGGGTCCATCGCGGACGCCAATGACGAGGCGCAGTTCGCGGAGCTGCGGACGCTCGGTGAGCTGAACACCATCGCCAAGCGGCACGGCGTCCAGACGATGATCGAGGGCCCGGGGCATGTCCCGATGCACAAGATCAAGGAGAACATCGACCTCCAGCAGGAGATCTGCGAGGAGGCCCCGTTCTATACGCTCGGCCCGCTGACCACCGATATCGCGCCCGCCTACGACCACATCACCTCCGGTATCGGAGCGGCGATGATCGCGTGGTGGGGCACCGCGATGCTCTGCTACGTCACGCCCAAGGAGCATCTGGGCCTCCCGGACCGCGACGACGTCAAGACCGGCGTCATCACGTACAAGATCGCGGCTCATGCGGCAGACCTGGCCAAGGGGCACCCGGGCGCCCAGGAATGGGATGACGCGCTCTCCGATGCCCGCTTCGAGTTCCGCTGGGAGGACCAGTTCAACCTGGCGCTCGACCCGGACACGGCCCGCGCTTTCCACGACGAGACGCTGCCGGCCGAGCCGGCGAAGACGGCCCACTTCTGCTCGATGTGCGGCCCGAAGTTCTGTTCGATGAAGATCAGTCAGGACATCCGCCGCGAACACGGGGGTGATCTGGCGATCGACCCCGAGGCCGGAATGGCCGAGAAGTCGAAGGAGTTCGCGGCCGCGGGCAACCGCGTGTACCTGCCGCTCGCGGAGTAG
- a CDS encoding DUF5326 family protein produces MAGKGILAGLPWWVTWVVVPVVLIVVFGGLITTALGLLIGLLFKVLIAAAVIAGVIYLVRRASGSSSSSSKGDW; encoded by the coding sequence GTGGCTGGTAAGGGGATACTCGCAGGACTTCCGTGGTGGGTCACCTGGGTCGTGGTGCCCGTCGTTCTGATCGTGGTCTTCGGCGGACTGATCACCACCGCGCTCGGCCTCCTGATCGGCTTGCTGTTCAAGGTCCTCATAGCGGCAGCCGTGATCGCCGGAGTCATCTACCTCGTCCGCAGGGCCAGCGGCTCGTCCTCGTCCTCGTCGAAGGGCGACTGGTAA
- a CDS encoding metallophosphoesterase, whose product MVWTMAGETPASVPPPGVPSGTSAGSPVPPAGPPLHLPAGTPAAPPAAPPAAPPVVPPAAPPAELPEEYTPTARDLPVIEPERTDTLIDHPAVVPVPEPAQDPDAPEGMGPLYVVGDVHGYYDELREALAAEGLIDADGNWAAGNARLWFLGDFTDRGPDGIGVIDLVMQLSAEAAAAGGYCKALMGNHELLLLGAKRFGDTPVQSGAGTASFQAAWLLNGGQKTDMDRLEDHHLQWMARLDAVMEEDGHLLVHSDTTAYLEYGDSIEAVNDTVHDVLTRSDADEVWDLFRKFTKRFAFRDEDGSDAVRELLDAYGGDRVVHGHSPIPYLLGEVGAEDGESESVAVEGPHVYADGLAIAMDGGITMAGKLLVVQLPLAG is encoded by the coding sequence ATGGTGTGGACCATGGCGGGAGAAACTCCGGCGTCTGTTCCGCCGCCAGGAGTTCCCTCCGGCACGTCCGCCGGGTCCCCCGTGCCGCCTGCCGGCCCGCCGCTCCACCTGCCCGCCGGCACCCCGGCCGCGCCTCCTGCCGCTCCGCCCGCCGCGCCCCCCGTGGTGCCGCCCGCCGCCCCGCCCGCGGAGCTGCCCGAGGAGTACACCCCGACCGCGCGCGACCTCCCGGTCATCGAGCCCGAACGCACGGACACCCTGATCGACCACCCCGCCGTCGTCCCGGTGCCCGAACCGGCCCAGGACCCCGACGCGCCCGAGGGCATGGGCCCGCTGTATGTCGTCGGCGATGTGCACGGCTACTACGACGAGCTGCGCGAGGCGCTGGCCGCCGAGGGCCTGATCGACGCAGACGGCAACTGGGCGGCCGGCAACGCCCGGCTCTGGTTCCTCGGCGACTTCACCGACCGCGGCCCGGACGGCATCGGCGTCATCGACCTCGTCATGCAGCTCTCCGCCGAGGCCGCGGCGGCCGGCGGCTACTGCAAGGCCCTGATGGGCAATCACGAACTCCTGCTGCTGGGTGCCAAGCGGTTCGGCGACACGCCCGTGCAGTCCGGCGCCGGCACCGCCTCCTTCCAGGCCGCCTGGCTCCTCAACGGCGGCCAGAAGACCGATATGGACCGCTTGGAGGACCACCACCTCCAGTGGATGGCCCGCCTGGACGCCGTGATGGAGGAGGACGGGCATCTGCTCGTGCACTCCGACACCACTGCCTACCTCGAATACGGCGACTCCATCGAGGCCGTCAACGACACCGTCCACGACGTGCTCACCCGCAGCGACGCGGACGAAGTCTGGGATCTGTTCCGCAAGTTCACCAAGCGCTTCGCCTTCCGCGACGAGGACGGCTCGGACGCCGTACGCGAACTCCTCGACGCCTACGGTGGCGACCGTGTCGTACACGGCCACAGCCCCATCCCCTATCTGCTGGGCGAGGTCGGCGCCGAGGACGGCGAGAGCGAGAGCGTGGCGGTCGAGGGCCCGCATGTCTACGCGGACGGTCTGGCCATCGCCATGGACGGCGGCATCACCATGGCCGGAAAGCTTTTGGTCGTTCAACTTCCGCTGGCCGGCTGA
- a CDS encoding LacI family DNA-binding transcriptional regulator, translating into MTAAGKHQVSRSTGRRLGRAGIRDVAAAAGVSITTVSDALNGKGRLPDATRSHVREVADRLGYRPSAAARTLRTGKSGLLGLTVTTYGDEPFTFTEFAYFAEMARAATSAALARGYALVILPATSRHDVWSNVALDGTVVIDPADGDPVVTELVRHGIPVVSDGRPGGTLPVTGWVDNDHEAAVLGLLDHLADAGARRIGLLTGNTTDTYTRLSTTAYLHWCERVGQDPVYESYPAHDPCAGAVAADRLLARPDRPDAVYGLFDPNGTDLLAAARRYGLRVPEDLLLVCCSESTLYAATEPPVTTLSLKPRRIGTAVVQILIDAIEGLDNGRPVEQVIPTDLIVRASSQRRPPRTTISPPRGPTGD; encoded by the coding sequence ATGACAGCAGCAGGGAAGCATCAGGTGAGCCGGTCGACCGGTCGCCGGCTGGGGCGGGCGGGCATCCGGGACGTGGCCGCCGCAGCCGGGGTGTCGATCACGACTGTCTCCGACGCGCTCAACGGCAAGGGCCGGCTTCCGGACGCCACCCGTAGCCATGTCCGCGAGGTGGCCGACCGGCTGGGCTACCGCCCGTCCGCAGCCGCCCGCACCCTCCGTACGGGCAAGTCAGGGCTCCTCGGCCTGACCGTGACCACGTACGGGGATGAACCTTTCACCTTCACCGAATTCGCGTACTTCGCCGAGATGGCCAGAGCGGCCACCTCCGCGGCCCTGGCCCGGGGCTATGCGCTGGTCATCCTCCCCGCGACCTCCCGCCACGACGTGTGGTCCAACGTCGCCCTGGACGGCACCGTCGTCATCGACCCCGCCGACGGCGACCCCGTCGTCACCGAGCTCGTCCGGCACGGCATCCCCGTCGTCTCCGACGGCCGCCCCGGCGGCACGCTGCCCGTCACCGGGTGGGTCGACAACGATCACGAGGCGGCCGTCCTCGGTCTGCTCGACCATCTCGCCGACGCCGGCGCCCGCCGCATCGGCCTGCTCACGGGCAACACCACCGACACCTACACCCGCCTGTCGACCACCGCCTATCTGCACTGGTGCGAGCGGGTCGGCCAGGACCCGGTGTACGAGTCCTACCCGGCACACGACCCATGCGCGGGGGCCGTCGCCGCGGACCGGCTGCTGGCCCGTCCGGACCGCCCGGACGCCGTCTACGGGCTCTTCGACCCCAACGGCACGGACCTGCTCGCCGCCGCCCGGCGCTATGGCCTCAGAGTGCCGGAGGACCTGCTGCTGGTCTGCTGCAGCGAGTCCACCCTCTACGCCGCCACCGAGCCGCCCGTCACCACGCTGTCCCTCAAACCGCGCCGCATCGGCACCGCCGTCGTACAGATCCTCATCGACGCCATCGAGGGGCTCGACAACGGCCGGCCCGTCGAACAGGTGATACCGACCGATCTGATCGTCCGGGCCTCGTCCCAACGGCGTCCCCCGAGAACGACCATCAGTCCACCGCGAGGACCCACCGGCGACTGA
- a CDS encoding LysR family transcriptional regulator, translated as MDLALLRTFVTVHRAGSFTRAAALLGLSQPAVTSQIRALERQLGRPLFLRYARGVAPTTIGDELAHKVAPHLDALTEITEAGLDRDSVTRTLHLAGPPEFLAERALPALTPLIAQGLSIRTVFGPAEELLTGLAAGHHDLAVTTTRPRGGLLTATPLCDEEHVLIAAPHWASELGGSAVLQAGGVRVLDPVPLVEVHESLPLITRYWSAVFDAKPAASAAVIAADLRAVLSCVTAGVGLAVLPRYLCAGALDSGEVVALLDPPVPPLRTYFLTVRTGTLGLPHIARAHEWLLRTAVDW; from the coding sequence ATGGATCTGGCTCTGCTGCGCACCTTCGTCACCGTGCACCGGGCCGGTTCCTTCACCCGTGCCGCGGCATTACTCGGCCTCTCCCAGCCCGCGGTGACCAGCCAGATCCGGGCCCTGGAACGCCAGTTGGGCCGCCCCCTCTTTCTCCGCTACGCCCGTGGCGTCGCCCCCACCACCATCGGCGATGAACTCGCCCACAAAGTGGCACCGCACCTGGACGCGCTCACCGAGATCACAGAGGCCGGCCTGGACCGCGACTCCGTGACCCGCACCCTCCATCTCGCAGGGCCCCCGGAGTTCCTTGCCGAGCGCGCGCTCCCGGCACTTACCCCACTGATCGCCCAGGGCCTGTCCATACGTACCGTCTTCGGCCCCGCGGAGGAGTTGCTGACCGGCCTGGCAGCCGGCCACCACGACCTGGCCGTCACCACCACCCGGCCGCGCGGCGGGCTGCTCACTGCCACCCCGCTCTGCGACGAGGAACATGTACTGATCGCGGCACCGCACTGGGCGTCCGAGCTGGGCGGGAGCGCCGTGCTGCAGGCCGGGGGAGTCCGCGTGCTGGACCCCGTACCGCTCGTCGAGGTCCACGAAAGCCTGCCGCTGATCACCCGTTACTGGTCCGCGGTCTTCGACGCCAAGCCCGCCGCCTCCGCCGCCGTGATCGCTGCTGACCTCCGGGCGGTGCTGTCCTGCGTGACGGCCGGTGTGGGACTCGCGGTGCTGCCGCGCTATCTGTGCGCCGGCGCCCTGGACAGCGGCGAGGTCGTGGCCCTGCTCGACCCGCCGGTGCCCCCGCTGCGGACGTACTTCTTGACCGTACGGACCGGGACACTCGGCCTTCCGCACATAGCCCGGGCGCATGAGTGGCTGCTGCGCACCGCTGTCGACTGGTGA
- a CDS encoding YibE/F family protein, with translation MRPHESHDHSTVHAHTHGHGPATPVSRHLRKVIAAVLIPFAAAVAVGLVVLWPGGAPGHKPSGVGFDQPTEQARVVKVAEVNCADVHAEQQPQPSSPTGQPPAGGGTKGKPCQQATIKVTTGENAGRTFQTVVTPDALRHYTTGQEVVVAYSPKAPKDLQYAVSDVDRTLPMWVLAAMFAFAVVIVGRLRGVLALVALAASFVVLTLFILPAILQGSNPLVVAVVGGSAIMLIALYLCHGLTARTSVAVLGTLASLLLIGLLGSVFINWALLTGNTDDTTGLVHGLYPDIEIRGLLLAGIIIGSLGVLDDVTVTQTAAVWELKEADPSAGWRKLYGAAMRIGRDHIASVVNTLVLAYAGAALPLLLLFSIAQSSVGTVATSEVVAEEVVRTLVGSIGLVAAVPLTTLLAALVVSADRKEPGTPGNGGPGAVPQSRADSGAVVGAGAVAPAGMPAGATESRPGRRRGRGKRRKR, from the coding sequence GTGCGCCCTCACGAGTCCCATGACCATTCCACCGTGCACGCACACACGCACGGCCATGGACCTGCCACGCCCGTCTCCCGGCATCTGCGCAAGGTGATCGCGGCAGTACTGATCCCCTTTGCCGCCGCGGTGGCGGTCGGTCTGGTCGTGCTCTGGCCGGGCGGCGCGCCTGGCCACAAGCCGTCCGGCGTCGGCTTCGACCAGCCCACGGAGCAGGCCAGAGTCGTCAAGGTGGCGGAGGTGAACTGCGCGGACGTCCATGCCGAGCAGCAGCCCCAGCCCTCCTCTCCGACAGGACAGCCACCGGCCGGGGGAGGGACCAAGGGCAAGCCCTGTCAGCAGGCGACGATCAAGGTCACCACGGGAGAGAACGCGGGACGCACCTTTCAGACGGTGGTGACGCCGGACGCCCTGCGGCACTACACCACCGGCCAGGAGGTGGTGGTGGCGTACTCCCCCAAGGCGCCGAAGGATCTGCAGTATGCGGTCAGCGATGTCGACCGGACGCTCCCGATGTGGGTGCTGGCGGCAATGTTCGCGTTCGCGGTGGTGATCGTCGGCCGACTGCGTGGAGTACTGGCGCTGGTGGCACTGGCGGCCAGCTTTGTGGTCCTGACGCTGTTCATCCTCCCGGCGATCCTGCAGGGTTCCAACCCGCTGGTGGTGGCAGTGGTCGGAGGAAGCGCAATCATGCTGATCGCGCTGTACCTGTGCCATGGTCTGACCGCCCGTACGTCGGTTGCCGTACTCGGCACCCTCGCCTCGCTGCTGCTGATCGGGCTGCTCGGGTCGGTGTTCATCAACTGGGCGCTGCTGACCGGCAATACGGACGACACAACAGGGTTGGTGCACGGCCTGTACCCCGACATCGAGATCCGCGGCCTGCTGCTTGCCGGGATCATCATCGGGTCTCTGGGCGTGCTCGACGATGTGACGGTGACGCAGACCGCCGCCGTCTGGGAACTCAAGGAGGCCGACCCGTCGGCCGGCTGGCGCAAGCTCTACGGCGCCGCGATGCGGATCGGCCGGGACCACATCGCGTCCGTCGTCAACACCCTTGTGCTGGCCTACGCGGGCGCCGCACTGCCGTTGCTTTTGCTGTTCTCGATCGCACAGAGCAGCGTCGGCACGGTCGCCACGAGCGAAGTGGTCGCGGAGGAGGTCGTCCGCACGCTCGTGGGCAGCATCGGGCTGGTTGCCGCAGTGCCGCTGACGACGTTGCTGGCGGCACTGGTGGTCTCGGCGGACCGGAAGGAGCCGGGCACGCCGGGCAACGGCGGGCCGGGAGCCGTCCCGCAATCCAGGGCGGATTCAGGGGCTGTGGTGGGGGCCGGTGCGGTGGCGCCGGCCGGCATGCCGGCCGGCGCCACGGAGAGCCGCCCGGGCCGTCGCAGGGGACGCGGCAAGCGCCGTAAGCGGTGA
- a CDS encoding phage holin family protein translates to MKHFLVKTIANAAALAVAIWLLKDITLTGENTGRKILTLVLVALIFGLVNFLVKPVVKLLSFPLFILTLGLITLVVNALMLLLTSWLADKADLAFHVDGFWTALLGGVIISIVAWAMHVILPDED, encoded by the coding sequence ATGAAGCATTTTCTGGTCAAGACGATCGCCAACGCCGCGGCGCTTGCCGTGGCCATCTGGCTGCTCAAGGACATCACGCTCACCGGTGAGAACACCGGCCGCAAGATACTCACCCTGGTCCTGGTCGCGCTGATCTTCGGGCTGGTCAATTTCCTGGTCAAGCCCGTGGTGAAGCTGCTGTCCTTCCCCTTGTTCATCCTCACGCTCGGCCTGATCACGCTGGTCGTGAACGCGCTGATGCTGCTGCTGACCTCCTGGCTCGCCGACAAGGCCGACCTCGCCTTCCATGTGGACGGCTTCTGGACGGCCCTGCTCGGCGGCGTGATCATCTCCATCGTCGCCTGGGCGATGCATGTGATCCTTCCCGACGAGGACTGA
- a CDS encoding SsgA family sporulation/cell division regulator yields MTDTVQAEVIMSFVVSEELAFRIPVELDFASADPYAVRLTFDLPGDAPVTWVFGRELLLDGLSRPSGEGDVRIEPASPEHLSDVFISLQVGAERALFRVSAAPLVAFLDRTDRLVPLGKEEVCDTLEAVLDRILTEAPAG; encoded by the coding sequence ATGACCGACACAGTTCAGGCAGAAGTGATCATGAGCTTCGTCGTTTCGGAAGAGCTCGCGTTCCGGATTCCGGTGGAGCTGGACTTCGCCAGCGCCGATCCGTACGCCGTCCGCCTCACCTTCGATTTGCCCGGCGATGCGCCCGTGACCTGGGTGTTCGGTCGAGAGTTGCTGCTGGACGGGCTGAGCCGGCCGTCCGGTGAGGGTGATGTGCGTATCGAGCCCGCCTCCCCCGAGCACCTCAGCGATGTCTTCATCAGCCTTCAAGTCGGCGCCGAGCGCGCGCTGTTCCGGGTCAGTGCGGCGCCGCTGGTCGCCTTCCTCGACCGTACGGACCGGCTCGTACCGCTGGGCAAGGAAGAGGTCTGCGACACCCTGGAGGCCGTACTGGACCGCATCCTCACCGAGGCTCCGGCCGGCTGA
- the hisC gene encoding histidinol-phosphate transaminase gives MSEKTPKLRAALDGIPTYKPGRPAAAGGPVTYKLSSNENPYPPLPGVLERAVTAAGAFNRYPDMACTGLMAQLSERFSVPLEHLATGTGSVGVAQQLVQSTAGPGDEVIYAWRSFEAYPIVTQVSGATSVQIPLTSGEVHDLDAMLAAVTDRTRLIFVCNPNNPTGTVVRRAELESFLDRVPSDVLVVLDEAYCEFVRDPQVPDGIELYRDRPNVCVLRTFSKAYGLAGLRVGFAVAHEPVAAALRKTAVPFGVSQLAQEAAVASLRSEAALLERVDALVAERARVVDGLLGQGWTVPESQANFVWLRLGERTTDFAAACERAGVVVRPFAGEGVRVTIGENPAMDLFLQAAEEFRKAL, from the coding sequence GTGAGCGAGAAGACCCCGAAGCTGCGTGCTGCGCTGGACGGCATCCCCACCTACAAGCCGGGCCGGCCGGCGGCGGCCGGCGGCCCCGTCACGTACAAGCTGTCCTCCAACGAGAACCCCTATCCGCCGCTGCCGGGCGTCCTGGAGCGCGCGGTGACCGCCGCCGGCGCCTTCAACCGCTACCCGGACATGGCCTGCACGGGCCTGATGGCGCAGCTGTCCGAGCGGTTCTCGGTGCCCCTGGAGCATCTGGCGACCGGCACGGGATCGGTCGGGGTGGCCCAGCAGCTGGTCCAGTCGACGGCCGGGCCCGGCGATGAAGTGATCTACGCCTGGCGGTCGTTCGAGGCCTACCCGATCGTCACCCAGGTCTCCGGCGCCACCTCCGTGCAGATTCCGCTGACCTCCGGTGAGGTGCACGACCTGGACGCCATGCTCGCCGCGGTCACCGACCGGACTCGGTTGATCTTCGTCTGCAACCCCAACAACCCCACCGGCACCGTCGTCCGCCGTGCGGAGCTGGAGTCCTTCCTGGACCGGGTGCCGAGCGATGTGCTGGTGGTGCTGGACGAGGCGTACTGCGAATTCGTGCGCGACCCCCAGGTGCCGGACGGCATCGAGCTCTACCGCGACCGCCCCAATGTGTGTGTGCTGCGCACCTTCTCCAAGGCGTACGGCCTGGCGGGGCTGCGGGTCGGCTTTGCGGTGGCCCATGAGCCGGTGGCCGCGGCGCTGCGCAAGACGGCGGTGCCGTTCGGGGTGAGCCAGCTGGCGCAGGAGGCGGCGGTGGCCTCGCTGCGCAGCGAAGCGGCGCTGCTGGAGCGGGTCGATGCGCTGGTGGCCGAGCGGGCGCGCGTGGTGGACGGCCTGCTGGGGCAGGGCTGGACGGTCCCCGAGTCGCAGGCGAATTTCGTCTGGCTGCGGCTGGGGGAGCGCACCACCGACTTCGCGGCGGCCTGCGAGCGGGCCGGCGTGGTCGTGCGGCCGTTCGCCGGCGAGGGCGTACGGGTGACGATCGGCGAGAACCCGGCGATGGACCTGTTCCTGCAGGCCGCGGAGGAGTTCCGCAAGGCGCTGTAA